The proteins below come from a single Rhizobium tropici CIAT 899 genomic window:
- a CDS encoding NTP transferase domain-containing protein, translating into MIFGEFLTAEAEGAVLAHSIRLTNGSFSKGHRLGGEDIKQLAAAGIDRVIAVRIEPGDLMEDEAAEQLARAVAPDHLRFSEAATGRVNVYSAVDGLFVADRMAVDRINSLDPAITLACLADHVPVRAGDMVATFKIIPLAVSGAKIAAGIEILRRMPVFEVKPFMPHAVSLVATELPSLKASVMDKTARILSQRLQPSGSVLQREERVAHRAADVSGAIRRALAAQDRLAKLVIVFGASAVIDAGDVIPAAIRLAGGEVIQVGMPVDPGNLLVLGRVGDVYVVGAPGCARSPKENGFDWVLDRILAGERPAPQDISGMGVGGLLMEIQSRPRPRDIVNKPPSAISVAIVLLAAGKASRMGEGGSHKLLAEFEGVPLVRRSASIAIASGASDIVVVTGHRRDEIETALSSLAVEVVLNPDYASGMASSLVAGVGTRAAQKADGVLVMLADMPGVTSSDLKALISAFRGANGQAIVRAVSGGKRGNPVILPRSVLNAVMRLEGDVGARHIIETSGLPVIDVEIGEAAHLDVDTPEAVVAAGGILKG; encoded by the coding sequence ATGATCTTCGGTGAGTTCTTGACGGCGGAGGCGGAGGGCGCGGTTCTCGCGCATTCAATCCGGCTGACCAATGGCAGTTTTTCCAAGGGACATCGGCTTGGCGGCGAAGATATAAAGCAACTCGCCGCTGCCGGAATTGACCGTGTTATCGCTGTGCGCATCGAACCGGGCGATCTCATGGAAGACGAGGCGGCCGAGCAATTGGCCCGAGCTGTCGCGCCCGATCATCTGAGGTTCTCTGAAGCAGCGACAGGGCGGGTGAATGTTTACAGTGCCGTTGACGGTCTGTTCGTTGCGGATCGCATGGCGGTCGATCGGATCAACAGTCTCGACCCGGCGATCACCCTTGCCTGTCTTGCAGACCATGTACCTGTGCGAGCCGGCGACATGGTGGCGACCTTCAAGATCATTCCGCTTGCCGTTTCCGGAGCCAAAATCGCTGCTGGTATTGAAATTCTCCGGCGGATGCCGGTTTTCGAGGTCAAGCCCTTCATGCCGCATGCCGTTTCGCTTGTCGCCACGGAACTGCCATCGCTGAAGGCCTCGGTCATGGACAAGACTGCACGTATCCTTTCGCAGCGGCTGCAGCCTTCGGGCAGCGTGCTGCAGCGGGAAGAGCGTGTTGCCCATAGAGCGGCCGATGTTTCCGGCGCGATCCGTCGCGCTCTCGCGGCCCAGGATCGGCTTGCGAAACTGGTAATCGTTTTCGGGGCTTCGGCGGTCATCGATGCCGGCGATGTCATTCCGGCGGCGATCCGGCTTGCCGGCGGCGAGGTCATTCAGGTCGGCATGCCCGTCGATCCGGGCAATCTACTGGTGCTGGGCAGAGTGGGCGACGTTTATGTCGTCGGGGCGCCGGGATGCGCGCGCAGCCCGAAGGAGAATGGCTTCGACTGGGTGCTGGATCGTATATTAGCCGGCGAACGACCAGCGCCGCAGGATATCAGCGGCATGGGCGTTGGTGGGCTGCTCATGGAAATTCAATCACGCCCACGGCCGCGTGACATCGTCAACAAACCGCCGTCGGCGATATCGGTTGCCATCGTCCTACTGGCTGCAGGAAAGGCAAGCCGCATGGGCGAGGGTGGCTCGCACAAGCTTCTGGCGGAATTCGAAGGCGTGCCGCTGGTACGCCGTTCGGCATCCATCGCCATCGCAAGCGGCGCATCGGATATCGTTGTCGTCACAGGGCACCGGCGCGATGAGATCGAAACCGCACTAAGTAGTCTCGCCGTCGAGGTCGTACTCAATCCGGATTACGCCTCGGGGATGGCGAGTTCGCTGGTCGCCGGTGTCGGTACGCGGGCGGCTCAAAAGGCCGATGGCGTCCTTGTCATGCTCGCCGACATGCCCGGTGTCACCAGCAGCGATCTGAAAGCCTTGATATCAGCCTTCCGTGGGGCGAACGGCCAGGCGATCGTGCGGGCGGTATCGGGCGGCAAGCGTGGCAATCCCGTTATCCTGCCGCGCTCCGTGTTGAACGCCGTGATGCGGCTGGAGGGTGATGTCGGCGCCCGGCATATTATCGAGACATCGGGGCTTCCGGTCATTGATGTCGAGATCGGCGAGGCGGCACATCTCGACGTCGATACGCCCGAAGCCGTTGTCGCGGCCGGTGGGATTTTGAAGGGGTAG
- a CDS encoding XdhC family protein, translating to MDRQILARLNEMRRKRQAAILVTDLSGGPDRLIVEGDALEGALADATSAAFRSGKSTALDIDGQNLFFNVHLPPPRIVIIGAVHISQVLARMAALAGFDVTIIDPRTAFATPERFEGIDLIADWPVDALKERPLDSYMALVAVTHDPKIDDEPIIQALKTGCFYVGALGSRKTHAGRLERLRREGLSEAELASIHAPIGLAIGAASPAEIAVAILAEIIASLRGRDVSSPKGVAP from the coding sequence ATGGACCGGCAGATACTGGCGCGGCTGAACGAGATGCGGCGCAAGCGGCAGGCGGCGATCCTTGTTACCGATCTCTCCGGAGGCCCGGATCGGCTTATCGTCGAAGGCGATGCGCTGGAAGGTGCACTTGCGGATGCCACTTCAGCGGCATTTCGTTCGGGCAAGTCCACAGCGCTTGATATCGATGGGCAGAACCTGTTCTTCAACGTGCATCTGCCACCGCCGCGCATCGTTATCATCGGCGCTGTGCATATCAGCCAGGTTCTGGCGCGGATGGCGGCCCTTGCCGGCTTCGATGTGACGATTATCGATCCGCGCACCGCCTTTGCCACGCCGGAACGCTTCGAAGGCATCGATCTCATCGCCGACTGGCCCGTCGATGCGCTGAAAGAGCGGCCGCTCGATAGCTATATGGCGCTAGTTGCGGTGACCCATGATCCCAAGATCGACGATGAGCCGATTATTCAGGCGCTAAAGACGGGCTGTTTCTACGTCGGCGCCCTCGGCAGTCGCAAGACGCATGCCGGCCGCCTGGAGCGCTTGAGGCGGGAAGGCTTGAGCGAAGCCGAGCTTGCCAGCATCCACGCGCCGATAGGGCTCGCGATCGGCGCCGCAAGCCCGGCCGAAATTGCCGTCGCCATTCTGGCAGAGATTATCGCCTCGCTTCGTGGACGCGATGTCTCGTCGCCAAAGGGCGTTGCGCCATGA
- a CDS encoding XdhC family protein gives MSDISESLDPLVIAEEWVSAGRNVAMATVVDTWGSAPRPSGSHLVIDGEGNFHGSVSGGCVEGAVITEALDVIETGKSRMLEFGVADETAWRVGLSCGGRIRVYVERLG, from the coding sequence ATGTCTGATATATCCGAAAGTCTGGATCCGCTCGTGATCGCGGAGGAATGGGTGTCGGCAGGCCGCAACGTGGCCATGGCGACCGTTGTCGATACCTGGGGTTCGGCGCCACGCCCGTCCGGTAGCCATCTCGTTATCGATGGTGAGGGCAATTTTCATGGGTCGGTTTCTGGCGGCTGCGTCGAAGGTGCCGTCATCACCGAGGCACTTGACGTCATCGAAACGGGCAAGTCGCGCATGCTGGAATTTGGCGTCGCCGATGAGACCGCATGGCGGGTCGGTCTTTCCTGCGGCGGCCGCATCCGCGTCTATGTCGAAAGGCTCGGCTGA
- a CDS encoding vWA domain-containing protein translates to MEPGAQDGIIVAPSPLGDGRLADNIVLFGRALRKAGLKIGPGAIADAIEAVEAIGIGSREEFHAALCSVFVKRHEDLAVFDEAFRLFWRSRDLVAKMIAMMSPVAPDHREKEKPKPGESRASDALLSDRDERRPQREAPDIEIDSRFTSSGSEVLRHLDFAQMSAAEIAVAKKELEKLQLPLDRVRTRRFAPSRAAAKVDPRATMRLALRTGGALILPRFRRPKEIQPPLVVLADISGSMSQYTRIFLHFLHVLTERRRRVHTFLFGTRLTNVTRAMRHKDPDQALDECAAVVRDWSGGTRIGETLKEFNRLWARRVLGQGAIVLLITDGLEREGVELLSAEMDRLHRSCRRLIWLNPLLRFEGFEARPRGVKAMLPHVDEFRPVHNLLSLADLVSALTADRSETYDPRRFLGKQ, encoded by the coding sequence ATGGAGCCGGGCGCGCAGGACGGCATCATTGTTGCGCCGTCACCACTCGGTGACGGGCGTCTTGCCGATAATATCGTGCTGTTCGGCCGGGCGCTGCGCAAGGCCGGGCTGAAGATCGGACCCGGCGCGATTGCCGACGCTATCGAGGCGGTCGAAGCCATCGGTATCGGCTCTCGCGAGGAGTTTCACGCCGCGCTCTGTTCCGTGTTCGTCAAACGGCATGAGGATTTGGCGGTCTTCGACGAGGCGTTCCGGCTGTTCTGGCGCTCGCGCGATCTCGTCGCCAAGATGATTGCGATGATGTCGCCGGTCGCACCCGACCATCGCGAGAAGGAAAAACCGAAGCCGGGCGAGAGCCGGGCAAGCGATGCCTTGCTCAGTGACCGTGACGAACGACGTCCGCAGCGCGAGGCGCCTGATATCGAAATAGATTCGCGATTTACCAGTTCCGGCAGTGAAGTACTGCGCCATCTGGATTTCGCCCAGATGTCGGCGGCGGAGATTGCCGTCGCCAAGAAGGAGCTGGAGAAGCTGCAACTGCCGCTGGACCGCGTGCGCACGCGCCGTTTCGCACCTTCACGCGCAGCGGCCAAGGTCGATCCACGCGCAACGATGCGCTTGGCGCTGCGGACGGGCGGAGCGTTGATCCTGCCACGCTTTCGAAGGCCGAAGGAAATTCAGCCGCCGCTGGTCGTGCTGGCCGATATCTCCGGCTCGATGAGCCAGTACACGCGCATCTTCCTGCATTTCCTGCACGTGCTGACCGAGCGGCGGCGGCGTGTTCATACATTTCTGTTCGGAACGCGCCTTACCAACGTGACCAGGGCAATGCGCCACAAGGACCCCGATCAGGCGCTGGACGAATGTGCGGCTGTTGTGCGCGACTGGTCGGGTGGAACGCGGATCGGCGAGACGCTGAAAGAGTTCAACAGGCTATGGGCGCGCCGGGTGCTCGGGCAGGGCGCGATCGTGCTGTTGATCACCGATGGGTTGGAGCGCGAAGGCGTGGAATTGCTCAGTGCGGAGATGGATCGCCTGCATCGCTCCTGTCGGCGGCTGATCTGGCTCAATCCGCTCCTGCGCTTCGAGGGTTTCGAGGCTCGGCCCCGTGGTGTAAAAGCAATGCTGCCGCATGTTGACGAATTCCGTCCCGTTCACAATCTATTATCTCTGGCCGATCTCGTATCGGCTCTCACCGCCGACCGCTCGGAGACTTATGATCCCAGGCGGTTTCTCGGCAAGCAATGA
- a CDS encoding AAA family ATPase: MADQTLPSLPSSIDETMSLLGAHDYLAGRALGTVLFLALKMKRPLFLEGEAGVGKTEIAKVLAKALDRPLIRLQCYEGLDVSSAVYEWNYPAQMLEIRLAEASGLTDRDRIEADIFSERYLIRRPVLQALSTVGGRAPVFLIDELDRTDEAFEAFLLEVLSDFQVTVPELGTIRATEPPIVIITTNRTREVHDALKRRCLYHWVDYPKAEQELEIIRRKAPGCNEALSRLIVAYVQRLRTLDLFKNPGVAETIDWATALTELDRLALDPETVSDTLGTLLKYQDDIARIQGAEGKRVLDEVKSELLAAG, translated from the coding sequence ATGGCGGATCAGACATTACCTTCGCTGCCGAGTTCGATCGATGAGACGATGTCGTTGCTCGGCGCTCATGACTATCTGGCCGGACGCGCGCTCGGCACCGTGCTTTTTCTTGCATTGAAGATGAAGCGGCCGCTCTTTCTGGAGGGCGAGGCCGGCGTCGGCAAAACCGAGATCGCCAAGGTCCTGGCGAAGGCGCTCGACCGGCCGCTCATCCGCCTGCAATGCTATGAGGGGCTGGATGTTTCCTCGGCCGTCTATGAATGGAACTATCCGGCGCAAATGCTGGAAATCCGCCTCGCTGAAGCGTCCGGCCTCACGGACCGGGACCGTATCGAGGCCGATATCTTTTCCGAGCGCTATCTGATCCGCCGGCCGGTGCTGCAGGCGTTGTCGACCGTTGGCGGTCGGGCGCCGGTCTTCCTGATCGATGAACTGGATCGCACCGACGAGGCTTTCGAGGCATTTCTGCTGGAAGTGCTGTCCGATTTTCAGGTGACGGTGCCGGAACTCGGAACCATCCGGGCCACCGAACCGCCCATCGTTATCATTACCACCAACAGAACGCGCGAGGTTCATGACGCCTTGAAACGGCGCTGTCTCTATCATTGGGTCGATTATCCTAAGGCCGAGCAGGAGTTGGAAATCATTCGCCGCAAGGCGCCCGGCTGCAACGAAGCGCTCTCGCGTCTGATCGTCGCCTATGTGCAGAGGCTGCGCACGCTCGACCTTTTCAAGAACCCGGGCGTCGCCGAAACGATCGACTGGGCGACTGCACTGACGGAACTTGACCGGCTGGCGCTCGATCCGGAGACGGTTTCGGATACGCTCGGCACCTTGCTGAAATATCAGGACGATATAGCCCGTATCCAAGGAGCCGAAGGCAAGCGTGTGTTGGATGAAGTGAAATCCGAACTGCTGGCGGCGGGGTGA
- a CDS encoding flavin reductase, whose amino-acid sequence MLDRQRMDPALYRDAMSRYAGHVQLVTTALGSERRGVTITAACSVSDNPATVLICLNNSNAKNEIFFKSGIFAMNTLGADHQALADAFSGKTQLTVDERFAAGRFETLATGAPVLADALAAFDCRVLEIKQASTHNIIFGEVMAIRYSEPKPALLYMNRGYHTL is encoded by the coding sequence GTGCTAGACAGGCAACGTATGGACCCGGCGCTTTATCGCGATGCCATGAGCCGTTATGCGGGGCATGTGCAGCTGGTGACGACCGCGCTAGGTTCGGAACGACGTGGTGTCACGATCACCGCCGCCTGTTCGGTGTCGGATAACCCGGCCACTGTTCTGATCTGTCTCAACAACAGCAATGCCAAGAACGAGATCTTCTTCAAAAGCGGCATCTTCGCCATGAATACGCTCGGCGCGGATCATCAAGCCCTGGCCGACGCCTTTTCCGGGAAGACACAACTGACCGTCGATGAACGTTTCGCTGCCGGCAGATTCGAGACGCTGGCCACGGGTGCGCCGGTGCTTGCCGATGCGCTCGCGGCCTTCGATTGCCGCGTGCTCGAGATCAAGCAGGCCTCTACGCACAACATCATCTTCGGCGAAGTGATGGCCATACGCTACAGCGAACCGAAGCCGGCACTCCTCTATATGAACCGGGGCTATCACACGCTATAA
- a CDS encoding ABC transporter substrate-binding protein, whose protein sequence is MNVLRRLPLLFALLSAAGSSYAAGIHIGVVAPQDGNFATLGAEIIAGANFEIQAQKDMATVVNEPCTEDGGRAAAEALVAAKAQVAIGFLCTETLEGALPRLKDAGIPVITVSVRSRILMEDALKNGWPLFRLAPVDSAEAAVAIDTILKNWAAEPMALIDDGTIHGRELVGAIRNALEEKGLKPVFTDTYRPGQDQQIALVRRLKKAGATRVFVGGDRSDVAVIARDAKSENVPLVLMGGDAMRAADQPIPLLEGVQAIALPDYASLPAAQPTVQAMRAGGIEPDGYTLPAAAAAQISSQAADGAKADSKPIAEKLVGTVFQTVIGQISFGQNHELTENPYRLLEWRGNAFVPVTPSN, encoded by the coding sequence ATGAACGTTCTGCGTCGCCTTCCGCTCCTGTTTGCGCTGCTTTCGGCAGCCGGCAGCAGCTATGCCGCTGGAATCCACATCGGCGTCGTGGCACCGCAGGACGGTAATTTCGCGACGCTCGGGGCAGAGATAATAGCCGGCGCAAATTTCGAGATTCAGGCTCAAAAGGATATGGCCACCGTCGTCAACGAGCCTTGTACGGAGGATGGCGGCCGAGCCGCCGCTGAAGCGCTAGTGGCTGCCAAAGCGCAAGTCGCAATCGGCTTTCTCTGCACGGAGACCCTGGAGGGCGCGCTGCCGCGCCTCAAGGATGCCGGCATTCCTGTCATCACCGTTTCCGTTCGCTCGCGCATTCTCATGGAAGACGCGTTGAAAAATGGTTGGCCGCTCTTTCGTCTCGCGCCGGTTGATAGTGCCGAGGCGGCCGTGGCAATCGATACCATTTTGAAGAACTGGGCGGCAGAGCCGATGGCGCTGATCGATGACGGCACGATACACGGCCGCGAACTGGTTGGCGCGATCCGCAACGCGCTTGAGGAAAAAGGTCTGAAGCCTGTTTTCACCGATACCTATCGTCCCGGACAGGACCAACAGATCGCCCTCGTGCGACGACTGAAGAAGGCAGGCGCAACACGCGTCTTCGTCGGCGGCGACCGCAGCGATGTCGCCGTGATCGCCCGCGACGCGAAGAGCGAGAACGTCCCGCTGGTCCTGATGGGTGGCGATGCCATGCGTGCCGCAGATCAGCCCATTCCCTTGCTTGAGGGTGTGCAGGCAATCGCGCTGCCCGACTATGCCAGCCTGCCGGCAGCCCAGCCCACGGTTCAGGCGATGCGCGCAGGCGGCATCGAACCTGACGGATATACCCTACCGGCAGCAGCAGCGGCTCAGATTTCCAGCCAGGCAGCCGATGGCGCCAAGGCGGACAGTAAACCCATTGCCGAAAAGCTCGTGGGGACAGTTTTCCAGACGGTGATCGGCCAAATCTCATTCGGACAGAACCACGAATTGACCGAAAACCCCTATCGCCTGCTGGAATGGCGTGGCAACGCCTTCGTGCCGGTGACGCCATCGAACTGA
- the rpe gene encoding ribulose-phosphate 3-epimerase — translation MTLPIRIAPSILAADFAKLGQEVKDVTEAGADWIHLDVMDGHFVPNISFGADVIKALRPYTTATFDCHLMISPADPYLEAFAKAGCDRITVHAEAGVHLHRSLQTIRHLGKKVGVTLNPATPLSVLENVLDDIDLILIMSVNPGFGGQKFIPAMADKIRSAKSLIGDRPIELEVDGGVSVETAPLITASGANVLVAGSAIFKGESVEAYRQTVGDLRAAAERGRVGSN, via the coding sequence ATGACCTTGCCGATCCGTATTGCCCCTTCCATTCTCGCCGCCGACTTCGCCAAGCTCGGGCAGGAAGTCAAGGATGTGACCGAAGCCGGCGCCGACTGGATCCATCTCGATGTCATGGACGGCCATTTCGTGCCGAACATCTCCTTCGGCGCCGATGTCATCAAGGCATTGCGTCCGTACACGACCGCTACCTTCGACTGCCATCTGATGATCTCGCCGGCCGATCCCTATCTGGAAGCCTTCGCCAAGGCTGGTTGCGACCGCATCACGGTCCATGCCGAAGCCGGCGTGCATCTGCACCGCTCGCTGCAGACGATCCGCCATCTCGGCAAAAAGGTCGGTGTCACCCTCAATCCGGCAACGCCGCTTTCCGTGCTGGAAAACGTCCTCGACGATATCGACCTGATCCTGATCATGTCGGTCAATCCGGGCTTCGGCGGCCAGAAGTTCATCCCTGCCATGGCTGATAAAATCCGCAGCGCCAAGTCCCTGATCGGTGATCGTCCGATCGAACTCGAAGTCGACGGCGGCGTCTCGGTTGAAACAGCCCCTCTGATCACCGCTTCCGGTGCCAACGTCCTTGTTGCTGGCTCGGCGATCTTCAAGGGCGAATCGGTCGAGGCTTACCGTCAGACGGTAGGCGATCTCAGGGCGGCCGCCGAACGAGGCCGCGTTGGATCAAACTAA
- the purB gene encoding adenylosuccinate lyase — protein MIPRYSRPEMVAIWSPETKFRIWFEIEAHACDALAALGVIPKSAADTIWEKGGKATFDVARIDEIEAVTKHDVIAFLTHLAEIVGPDARFVHQGMTSSDVLDTCFNVQLVRASDLLLADIDKLLEALKRRAFEHKDTVTIGRSHGIHAEPTTFGVKLALAYAEFERCKQRLIAAREEVATCAISGAVGTFANIDPRVEEHVAAALGLKPEPVSTQVIPRDRHAMFFATLGVVASSIERLATEIRHLQRTEVLEAEEYFSPGQKGSSAMPHKRNPVLTENLTGLARMVRSYSIPAMENVALWHERDISHSSVERMIGPDATVTLDFALARMTSVIDKLLVYPDNMMKNLNKFRGLVHSQRVLLALTQAGVSREDSYRLVQRNAMKVWEEGKDFLEELLADQEVRAALSEADIREKFDLGYHTKHVDTIFKRVFG, from the coding sequence ATGATCCCGCGCTACTCCCGACCGGAAATGGTCGCCATCTGGTCTCCCGAAACCAAATTCCGTATCTGGTTCGAGATCGAGGCCCATGCCTGCGACGCGCTGGCCGCTCTCGGCGTCATTCCGAAATCCGCAGCCGACACCATCTGGGAAAAGGGCGGCAAGGCGACCTTCGACGTCGCACGTATCGACGAGATCGAGGCCGTCACCAAGCACGACGTCATCGCCTTCCTGACGCATCTGGCCGAAATCGTCGGACCGGACGCCCGTTTCGTGCACCAGGGCATGACCTCCTCCGACGTTCTCGATACCTGCTTCAACGTCCAGCTCGTGCGCGCCAGCGACCTGCTGCTCGCCGATATCGACAAGCTGCTGGAAGCCCTGAAGCGTCGTGCCTTCGAGCATAAGGACACCGTCACCATCGGCCGCTCGCACGGCATTCATGCCGAACCCACGACCTTCGGCGTCAAGCTGGCGCTCGCCTATGCCGAATTCGAGCGCTGCAAGCAGCGCCTGATCGCCGCCCGCGAGGAAGTCGCGACCTGCGCGATCTCCGGTGCCGTCGGCACCTTCGCCAACATCGACCCGCGCGTCGAGGAGCATGTCGCCGCCGCACTCGGCCTGAAGCCGGAGCCGGTTTCGACCCAGGTCATTCCCCGCGACCGGCATGCGATGTTCTTCGCAACACTCGGCGTCGTCGCCTCTTCGATCGAGCGTCTCGCCACCGAAATCCGCCACCTGCAGCGCACCGAAGTTCTGGAAGCCGAAGAATATTTCTCGCCGGGCCAGAAGGGCTCGTCGGCCATGCCGCACAAGCGCAATCCGGTCCTGACGGAAAACCTGACGGGCCTCGCCCGCATGGTCCGCTCCTATTCGATCCCGGCGATGGAAAATGTCGCTCTCTGGCATGAGCGCGATATCTCGCACTCCTCCGTCGAACGCATGATCGGCCCTGACGCGACCGTCACGCTCGATTTCGCGCTCGCCCGGATGACAAGCGTCATCGACAAGCTTCTCGTCTACCCGGACAATATGATGAAGAATCTGAACAAGTTCCGCGGGCTTGTTCATTCGCAGCGCGTGCTGCTGGCGCTGACCCAGGCCGGCGTCTCCCGCGAGGATTCCTATCGGCTCGTCCAGCGCAACGCCATGAAGGTTTGGGAGGAAGGCAAGGACTTCCTCGAGGAATTGCTGGCCGACCAGGAAGTGCGTGCGGCTCTCTCGGAAGCAGATATCCGCGAAAAATTCGACCTTGGCTATCACACCAAGCATGTCGATACGATCTTCAAGCGGGTTTTCGGCTAG
- a CDS encoding low affinity iron permease family protein codes for MARLTHIFTRFAVVVSEWTGKPVIFVLALASVVLWGATGPIFGYSDTWQLVINTSTTIVTFLMVFLLQNAQTRDTRAIQAKLNELILTSAAENRFVGIENLDEEDLKHLDRLVEKAAKREPEQHQGKAGESIEHDRAIAATSANNRERRRVSRTASSKAKSETENSSRKPA; via the coding sequence ATGGCGCGACTTACCCATATTTTCACCCGTTTCGCAGTCGTGGTTTCGGAATGGACTGGCAAGCCGGTCATTTTCGTGCTGGCGCTGGCTTCGGTGGTTCTTTGGGGAGCCACCGGGCCAATCTTCGGTTACTCCGACACATGGCAGCTGGTCATCAACACCAGCACGACGATCGTCACCTTCCTGATGGTTTTCCTGCTCCAGAATGCGCAGACGCGCGATACGCGGGCCATCCAGGCCAAGCTCAACGAACTTATCCTGACGAGCGCGGCCGAGAACCGCTTTGTCGGGATCGAGAATCTTGACGAAGAGGATCTGAAGCACCTCGACCGGCTGGTCGAAAAGGCGGCAAAGCGCGAACCCGAACAACATCAGGGCAAGGCTGGCGAGAGCATCGAGCATGATCGCGCTATCGCGGCCACATCCGCCAACAACAGAGAAAGGCGGCGCGTCAGCCGCACCGCCTCAAGCAAAGCAAAATCGGAAACGGAAAACTCTAGCCGAAAACCCGCTTGA
- a CDS encoding DUF2189 domain-containing protein: MTAFHVMAGADHTFKRPAIRKIAIADLVDALKMGLDDFSEKPSHYVFLCLMYPIAGIALAIWSTDQNLLPLLFPLMSGFALLGPLAAIGLYEISRRREKGLDTSWSHAFDVRFSSALPSIIVAGLMLFGLFIVWLVVAQNIYYIYFGDGVPPTLSSFISSVLTTREGMVMMFWGDLIGFIFALVSLATTVITFQLLLDRDVGVVAAIDASIRATLTNPVPVAVWGLIVTALLVIGTIPIFAGLAVVMPVLGHASWHLYRKLVAVEG, encoded by the coding sequence ATGACGGCCTTTCACGTCATGGCTGGAGCAGACCACACTTTTAAGCGTCCCGCCATCCGTAAGATCGCTATCGCCGATCTCGTCGATGCCCTGAAAATGGGACTGGACGATTTCAGCGAAAAACCATCGCATTATGTCTTCTTATGCCTGATGTATCCGATTGCCGGCATTGCCCTGGCGATATGGAGCACCGACCAAAATCTGCTGCCATTGCTGTTTCCGCTGATGTCCGGTTTTGCCCTGCTCGGCCCCTTGGCCGCGATCGGTCTCTACGAGATCAGCAGGCGGCGGGAAAAGGGGCTGGATACGTCGTGGAGCCATGCATTCGACGTGCGCTTCTCGTCGGCCTTGCCGTCGATCATTGTCGCCGGCCTCATGCTGTTCGGGCTCTTCATCGTCTGGCTCGTCGTGGCACAGAATATCTACTACATCTACTTCGGCGATGGTGTTCCGCCGACGCTGTCCTCCTTCATCTCGAGCGTGCTGACGACGCGCGAGGGCATGGTGATGATGTTCTGGGGCGATCTGATTGGCTTCATTTTCGCTCTCGTTTCGCTGGCGACAACGGTCATTACCTTCCAGCTGCTGCTGGACCGTGATGTCGGCGTCGTTGCCGCGATCGATGCCAGCATCCGGGCAACGCTCACCAATCCGGTTCCTGTTGCGGTATGGGGCCTGATCGTGACGGCGCTGCTCGTGATCGGTACTATCCCGATCTTTGCCGGGCTGGCCGTCGTCATGCCGGTCCTTGGCCATGCGTCCTGGCATCTCTATCGCAAGCTGGTTGCGGTTGAAGGCTAA
- a CDS encoding RBBP9/YdeN family alpha/beta hydrolase — translation MKASDANILIIPGYTNSGPDHWQTRWEQKLSTARRVEQAEWSKPVRDDWVARIAEEVNASDKPVVLVAHSLGVPSVIHAIPHFRNKVAGAFFVAPPDVANPGIRPKHLMTFGPYPRDPLPFPSITIASRNDPFGTYEHADDIANSWGSLLIDAGESGHINTESGHGPWPEGTMVFSKFLSQLKP, via the coding sequence ATGAAAGCCTCCGACGCAAACATCCTCATCATCCCCGGCTATACGAATTCCGGCCCCGACCACTGGCAGACCCGCTGGGAGCAGAAGCTCTCGACCGCGCGGCGCGTGGAACAGGCGGAGTGGTCGAAGCCCGTGCGCGACGATTGGGTGGCCCGCATTGCGGAAGAAGTGAATGCCTCGGACAAGCCGGTCGTGCTGGTCGCGCATTCCCTCGGCGTTCCCTCGGTGATCCATGCGATCCCGCATTTCCGCAACAAGGTCGCAGGCGCCTTTTTTGTCGCGCCGCCGGATGTCGCCAATCCCGGCATCCGGCCAAAGCATCTGATGACCTTCGGTCCCTACCCGCGCGATCCCCTGCCGTTCCCATCGATCACCATCGCCAGCCGCAACGATCCATTCGGCACCTATGAGCATGCCGACGATATTGCCAACAGCTGGGGCTCGCTACTGATCGATGCAGGCGAATCCGGCCATATCAATACCGAATCCGGTCACGGCCCCTGGCCGGAGGGCACAATGGTCTTTTCGAAGTTTCTCAGCCAGCTGAAGCCGTAG